The proteins below are encoded in one region of Syntrophorhabdaceae bacterium:
- a CDS encoding IS3 family transposase, translating to TMKNELVYHRRYKTREQAIREITEYIEVFYNRQRRQKRLGYLSPVAYRRQFVVRKDAA from the coding sequence GAACCATGAAGAACGAGCTTGTCTATCATAGACGTTATAAAACAAGGGAACAGGCAATCAGGGAAATTACAGAATATATTGAGGTATTTTACAATCGGCAACGGAGACAGAAGAGGCTTGGATACCTATCCCCTGTTGCCTATAGGAGACAGTTTGTTGTAAGGAAAGATGCAGCATGA
- a CDS encoding glycosyltransferase, producing the protein MKNIWSPRLQSGVTIYKRTPPNGYGGIERIVYTLTEQLIKDGHEVTLFATPGSYCSGKTIEVKGYDPSKAPSCIIKKTDKISEEPLYLAMKEYLMNHPVDIIHDWSFDNLFVLRHPERFPFVITTCIPNPPGYKRPNLVTVSRIHAKILGGKTKNVHTGIDLDNWPYSYKKNEHFVHIAKIAKYKAQHLAIFAARKSDKKLIIAGNIENQRYFNFIIKPLLWISPKIKYIGEIKRASDYLCNATALIQTPKWFDTFPYVILESLASATPVISFAEGGVPEQIEHGVNGFLCKTLDDLIEAMERIHEIKPENCRAYAEEHFSVKRMARDYYEIYQSVIEGETW; encoded by the coding sequence ATGAAAAATATTTGGTCTCCACGATTGCAATCAGGGGTCACAATCTATAAACGAACACCCCCTAATGGATATGGAGGTATAGAGAGAATTGTCTATACACTGACAGAACAGCTAATAAAAGATGGGCATGAGGTGACACTTTTTGCAACCCCAGGAAGCTATTGTTCAGGTAAGACAATAGAAGTAAAGGGCTATGACCCGTCTAAGGCACCAAGTTGTATTATAAAAAAGACTGATAAGATCTCAGAGGAGCCATTATATTTGGCCATGAAAGAATACCTAATGAACCATCCTGTAGATATTATCCATGACTGGTCATTTGATAATCTATTTGTCTTACGCCATCCTGAAAGATTTCCCTTTGTTATAACAACTTGTATACCTAATCCACCTGGGTATAAAAGGCCTAATTTGGTTACTGTGAGTCGTATCCATGCCAAAATCTTAGGTGGCAAGACCAAAAATGTCCACACAGGCATAGACCTGGATAACTGGCCCTATAGCTATAAAAAAAACGAACATTTTGTCCATATCGCCAAGATAGCCAAATATAAGGCACAACATTTAGCAATCTTTGCAGCCAGAAAATCAGACAAGAAACTTATAATTGCTGGAAATATTGAAAATCAAAGGTATTTTAATTTTATTATTAAACCCCTTTTATGGATATCGCCTAAGATAAAATATATAGGTGAAATAAAAAGGGCAAGCGATTATCTATGTAATGCTACAGCCCTCATCCAGACTCCCAAGTGGTTTGATACATTTCCTTATGTAATTTTAGAGTCCTTAGCATCGGCTACACCGGTGATATCTTTTGCAGAAGGAGGAGTCCCTGAGCAGATAGAACATGGCGTAAATGGTTTTTTATGTAAAACACTGGATGACCTTATTGAGGCCATGGAAAGAATCCACGAGATAAAACCAGAGAACTGCAGGGCATATGCAGAAGAGCATTTTTCTGTAAAGAGGATGGCAAGAGATTACTATGAGATATACCAAAGTGTAATAGAAGGTGAAACGTGGTAA
- a CDS encoding glycosyltransferase has translation MKIAVISTLYKVTPPSGYGGIERVVYNLTEQLIKDGHDVVLFGLPGSYCSAKTIEVGYDGSQNTPSGINKKSDVVSEEPLYIKMKEYLRDNPVDIIHDWSFQNLYVLRHPESFPFIISTCIPPFAGYKRPNLVASSKAHAGLFSGSTRYVYYGLNLNEYRYNYSKKEHFIHIAKIARYKGQHLAIGAFRRTSEKLRIAGNIEDRLYYSLLLRPLIFFTPNVSYIGEISNVNNFLCEAKALIQTPRWFDAFPFVILEAFASGTPVISFPEGGIPEQIVHGLNGFLCKDVKDMIEAIKHISSIRPEDCRAYAEEYFSAERMARDYMELYKRAIEGETW, from the coding sequence ATGAAGATTGCAGTAATATCAACTTTATATAAAGTTACCCCTCCATCAGGATATGGGGGCATAGAAAGGGTAGTATATAATCTAACAGAGCAGCTAATAAAGGATGGGCACGATGTTGTCCTTTTCGGGTTGCCAGGTAGTTATTGCTCTGCCAAGACCATTGAAGTAGGGTATGATGGAAGTCAAAATACACCAAGCGGTATAAATAAAAAATCTGATGTTGTCTCTGAAGAACCTCTCTATATAAAAATGAAGGAATATTTAAGGGATAATCCTGTAGATATTATCCATGACTGGTCCTTCCAGAATCTTTATGTATTAAGACATCCCGAATCTTTTCCTTTTATTATCTCCACATGTATTCCACCGTTTGCAGGATATAAAAGACCAAACCTTGTTGCATCAAGCAAGGCCCATGCAGGTTTATTTAGTGGATCTACAAGGTATGTGTATTATGGCCTTAACCTTAATGAATACAGATACAATTATTCAAAGAAAGAACACTTTATCCATATTGCCAAGATAGCAAGATATAAAGGTCAGCACCTGGCTATAGGGGCATTCAGAAGGACGTCAGAGAAGCTAAGGATAGCAGGAAATATAGAGGATAGACTGTATTACAGCCTTTTATTAAGGCCATTGATCTTTTTTACCCCTAATGTTTCCTATATAGGTGAGATAAGTAATGTAAACAATTTTCTCTGTGAGGCAAAGGCGCTCATCCAGACACCGAGGTGGTTTGATGCCTTCCCTTTTGTTATCCTGGAGGCATTTGCTTCAGGGACTCCTGTAATATCCTTTCCTGAAGGTGGCATACCAGAACAGATAGTCCATGGCTTAAATGGTTTTTTATGCAAAGATGTAAAAGATATGATAGAGGCTATTAAACATATCTCTTCTATCAGGCCTGAAGATTGCAGGGCATATGCAGAAGAGTATTTTTCAGCAGAGAGGATGGCAAGAGATTATATGGAGTTATATAAAAGGGCAATAGAAGGAGAGACCTGGTGA
- a CDS encoding class I SAM-dependent methyltransferase: protein MGFLEKIIRKILLTNYEFWLKFGVQVIPDHFYYPIPSKEDLTPDFLSRKSSCLGIDWNIEEQNRHLNEVFIKYIDELDRKLVLKMMSPVDALIYYAMIRHYRPSKIIEIGGGESTRIAAFACLKNKVEGHISELICIEPYPNDDLIKGFDGLSRLVQKKVQEVELKVFQDCDLLFIDSSHVVKMGNDVVWEILEIIPILKKGCLIHWHDIFIPEEYPEYWVRERLFWSEQYMVQTFFMYNYEFEIIWATHFMNLYNKENIKKILKDFTESGYPLSSFWARRKITP, encoded by the coding sequence ATGGGTTTTCTGGAGAAGATAATAAGAAAGATACTTCTCACTAATTATGAATTTTGGCTTAAATTCGGTGTTCAGGTAATACCAGATCATTTCTATTATCCTATACCTTCTAAAGAAGATTTAACGCCTGATTTTCTTAGCAGGAAATCAAGTTGCTTAGGAATAGATTGGAACATAGAGGAACAAAATAGACATCTAAATGAAGTATTTATAAAATACATAGACGAGCTGGATAGAAAACTGGTTTTAAAGATGATGTCACCTGTGGATGCCTTGATATACTATGCTATGATAAGGCATTATAGACCGAGTAAAATCATAGAGATAGGTGGTGGCGAATCCACTCGTATTGCAGCTTTTGCTTGTCTTAAAAACAAGGTTGAGGGACATATAAGTGAACTCATATGTATAGAGCCTTATCCAAATGATGATTTGATAAAGGGTTTTGATGGTCTTTCAAGGTTGGTTCAAAAGAAGGTGCAGGAGGTAGAGCTTAAGGTATTTCAAGATTGCGATTTGCTTTTTATTGATTCATCTCATGTGGTAAAGATGGGAAATGATGTGGTATGGGAGATCCTGGAGATAATTCCCATATTAAAAAAAGGATGTCTAATCCATTGGCACGATATCTTCATACCAGAAGAATATCCTGAATACTGGGTAAGGGAAAGATTATTCTGGAGTGAACAGTATATGGTTCAGACATTTTTTATGTATAATTACGAATTCGAGATCATCTGGGCAACCCATTTTATGAATCTATATAATAAAGAAAATATTAAGAAGATTTTAAAAGATTTTACAGAATCAGGCTATCCTTTATCGAGCTTTTGGGCAAGGCGTAAAATAACCCCATAA
- a CDS encoding flippase produces MSLEKKYLINVFAQGMGRIFTFGTNFLVFALIARVFGGDFFGKYSYVLNFMAIMIAFSDFGFSSILGKDISQLKDSPRIYWGNYLIVRMLFNCIIIVISIITAYYIRRDMLDLLLLSSLALPFLTSRFFEPIFQVFGRPWHSFYSSVFYGISYIIFILVAFSVKKLSFFVLSYILANAVYGSFAFYLSLRSVKPLFIIDSTTIKNILKLALPLGVSSMFVMIGNRVSILMLAAFKSDYAVGIYSAAFKLIELSSFVAVMVTAPLLPIFAQKAKENKISLRYVSAEVAETLAIILLPIGIICFFLSEEVISLIYGNKFILSADVFRILIWVGIIVFYSLFVSNITLSLGVVNFSYWLGASSAIISIILNYLFIPRYSFIGSAWVALICEIFLAGTVIVYAIRNNGNFLRWRMWWKILALNILFFVFLSLDVLKIHIAYKFIISGCIYIFFIVKLDMIKRELLDIFFRSKLFKL; encoded by the coding sequence ATGTCTTTGGAAAAGAAATATCTTATTAATGTTTTTGCGCAGGGGATGGGAAGGATCTTTACCTTTGGGACTAATTTTTTAGTCTTTGCCCTTATTGCCAGGGTCTTTGGGGGTGATTTCTTTGGAAAATACTCTTATGTCTTGAATTTTATGGCAATCATGATAGCATTTTCTGATTTTGGTTTTTCTTCCATCCTTGGCAAGGATATCTCCCAGTTAAAGGACAGTCCTCGAATATATTGGGGTAATTATCTCATTGTGAGAATGTTGTTTAATTGCATTATAATCGTAATATCGATAATAACTGCATACTATATCCGAAGGGATATGCTTGATTTGCTTCTTTTGAGTTCCCTGGCACTGCCTTTTCTTACCTCAAGGTTTTTTGAGCCCATATTCCAGGTCTTTGGTAGACCCTGGCATTCATTCTATTCATCTGTCTTTTATGGGATATCCTATATTATTTTTATACTTGTGGCGTTTTCTGTAAAAAAACTATCATTCTTTGTGTTGTCATATATACTTGCCAATGCTGTTTATGGATCTTTTGCCTTTTATCTCTCATTGAGGTCTGTTAAGCCATTGTTTATTATAGATAGCACTACCATAAAAAACATTTTAAAACTTGCCTTGCCCCTTGGTGTATCATCCATGTTTGTTATGATTGGCAATCGTGTAAGTATATTGATGCTTGCAGCATTCAAATCTGATTATGCTGTAGGTATCTATAGCGCAGCCTTTAAGCTTATAGAGCTCTCATCTTTTGTGGCTGTAATGGTTACTGCACCACTTTTGCCCATATTTGCCCAAAAGGCTAAGGAAAATAAAATTTCGCTGAGATATGTATCAGCTGAGGTAGCAGAGACACTGGCAATTATTCTCCTCCCCATAGGGATCATATGTTTTTTTCTATCAGAAGAGGTCATTAGCTTAATCTATGGGAATAAATTTATCCTTTCGGCAGATGTATTTAGGATACTTATCTGGGTAGGAATAATTGTGTTTTACTCCCTTTTTGTCTCAAATATTACCTTATCCCTTGGTGTAGTCAATTTCTCGTATTGGCTTGGTGCAAGCTCGGCAATTATAAGTATAATTCTCAATTATCTTTTTATCCCAAGATACAGCTTTATTGGTTCTGCATGGGTTGCCCTGATATGCGAAATATTTCTGGCAGGAACAGTTATTGTTTATGCCATAAGAAACAATGGGAATTTTTTAAGGTGGAGAATGTGGTGGAAGATATTGGCATTAAATATACTTTTTTTTGTCTTTTTAAGTTTAGACGTCTTAAAAATTCACATTGCCTATAAGTTCATCATATCAGGATGCATATATATCTTTTTCATTGTGAAATTAGACATGATAAAAAGAGAGCTTTTAGATATTTTCTTTCGTTCTAAACTATTTAAACTATAA
- a CDS encoding glycoside hydrolase family 9 protein — protein sequence MRLKRLSIIFILLLIGIFMFFYYRTDANHEKPDSAKQRVPLKVTHIGTILPDIIGITIEERRVEYGRQILYEPHKKDRFIEEGGNIWVVRNQKPIGSLVGRTERYIMTFDGVVGDRLEVANGDKPGSYIISSHDDNDFNNGSEPYAVYRKTKPSDLARIGMTFDAPLTHTIYLKLLRPMKTGKRYKIDFRLLDIPQQTFVYEPKKIRSEAIHVSHIGFRPDDPVKVAFLSLWMGSGGPLEFKEKTPFYVIDEKNEEIVFQGEVRLSKKLTEKDEDAYGNNFNGTNVYIMDFSSLKRPGKYRIYVEGVGCSYAFDIGDDVWSKAFFVSARGIFHQRSGIELGPPYTDFRRPRNFHPQDGVRIYASKTSLWDVEYGLKKGEDRFKKLVQGKTAEIVPDAWGGYCDAGDWDRRIQHLYVARALFDLFDIAPNLFKEFDLKIPGTKEDFPDILREALWGVDFFRRLQTNEGGVRGGIESEGHPRYGEASWQESQMVFAYAPDVYSTYLYAGSAAYAAYILKKYNMKNHEVYLDSAIKAMQWAEKEMGTIGRTPYQINDVRNLAASELFRLTGDKIWHDIFMETTALKGKEVLLFKHEHYDQAEAAWVYLNTDKKGVDNKIKQRCREAVLNEAKILMDAQKKTAFKWTQNPWRPAIAGTFTTPDCKNLIRAHIITGKKEYLESIILAAQTGAGANPLNISYTTGVGHNSPKHVMHVDSRITNQPPPPGITVFGPLNLDAFGEAESYFAKNIGKFCYPDFKLWPAIENYLDVFWYPAMCEYTIQNSIAPNAFTWGYLAIRK from the coding sequence ATGAGATTAAAAAGACTATCTATAATCTTTATATTGTTGCTCATAGGGATATTCATGTTTTTTTACTACAGAACAGATGCAAATCATGAAAAACCAGATAGTGCCAAACAAAGAGTGCCTTTGAAGGTTACCCATATAGGCACTATATTGCCTGATATTATAGGAATAACTATTGAGGAGCGCAGGGTTGAATACGGCAGGCAGATATTATATGAGCCCCATAAGAAAGACAGGTTTATTGAAGAAGGGGGGAACATTTGGGTTGTTAGAAATCAAAAACCCATAGGTTCTCTGGTAGGAAGGACCGAGAGGTATATAATGACTTTTGATGGTGTCGTTGGCGATAGGCTGGAGGTGGCTAATGGAGATAAGCCAGGGAGTTATATTATAAGTTCCCATGATGACAATGATTTTAATAACGGCAGCGAACCATATGCAGTATACAGAAAGACAAAGCCATCTGATCTGGCAAGGATCGGTATGACATTCGATGCCCCGCTTACACATACCATTTATCTAAAACTTTTAAGGCCCATGAAGACAGGAAAGAGATATAAGATAGATTTCAGGTTACTTGATATACCCCAGCAGACATTTGTCTATGAACCAAAGAAAATAAGATCTGAGGCAATCCATGTAAGCCATATAGGCTTCAGGCCTGATGATCCTGTGAAGGTGGCTTTTCTTTCCTTATGGATGGGTAGTGGTGGTCCTCTTGAATTCAAAGAAAAGACACCTTTTTATGTTATAGATGAAAAAAACGAAGAAATAGTCTTTCAGGGTGAGGTAAGACTATCAAAAAAACTCACCGAGAAAGATGAAGATGCCTATGGAAATAATTTTAACGGCACAAATGTCTATATAATGGATTTCAGTTCATTGAAACGACCAGGAAAATACAGGATATATGTGGAAGGGGTTGGCTGCTCATATGCTTTTGATATTGGAGACGATGTATGGTCAAAGGCATTCTTTGTTTCTGCAAGGGGTATTTTTCATCAGAGAAGTGGTATTGAACTTGGCCCGCCTTATACAGACTTCAGAAGACCAAGAAATTTTCATCCTCAAGATGGTGTCCGTATTTATGCCAGCAAGACATCCTTATGGGATGTGGAATATGGATTAAAAAAGGGTGAAGATCGTTTTAAAAAGCTCGTTCAAGGTAAAACAGCAGAGATTGTCCCTGATGCATGGGGTGGATACTGTGATGCCGGTGATTGGGATAGGAGGATACAACATCTCTATGTTGCCAGAGCTTTATTTGATCTCTTTGATATTGCTCCTAATCTTTTTAAAGAATTTGACCTAAAGATACCAGGAACAAAAGAGGATTTTCCAGATATTTTAAGAGAGGCATTGTGGGGGGTAGATTTTTTTAGACGTCTTCAAACTAATGAAGGTGGTGTAAGGGGTGGTATAGAGTCAGAGGGTCACCCGAGATACGGCGAGGCAAGCTGGCAGGAATCCCAGATGGTCTTTGCATATGCCCCAGATGTTTATTCAACTTATCTCTATGCAGGTTCTGCTGCATATGCGGCATATATATTGAAAAAATATAATATGAAGAATCATGAAGTATACCTTGATAGTGCTATCAAGGCTATGCAGTGGGCTGAGAAGGAGATGGGGACAATCGGCCGCACCCCCTATCAGATAAACGATGTGAGAAATCTTGCTGCCAGTGAATTATTCAGGCTTACAGGCGACAAAATCTGGCATGATATATTTATGGAGACCACTGCCTTAAAAGGCAAGGAGGTTTTGTTATTTAAACATGAACATTATGACCAGGCAGAAGCAGCATGGGTATATTTAAATACAGATAAAAAAGGGGTGGACAATAAAATAAAACAAAGATGCAGGGAAGCTGTTTTAAATGAGGCTAAAATTCTTATGGATGCCCAGAAAAAGACTGCATTTAAATGGACACAAAATCCATGGAGACCCGCCATTGCAGGGACATTTACAACCCCTGACTGTAAAAACCTCATTCGTGCCCATATTATAACAGGAAAGAAAGAATACCTTGAATCTATTATCCTCGCAGCGCAAACTGGTGCAGGGGCAAATCCCCTAAATATCTCCTATACAACAGGGGTAGGGCATAATAGCCCTAAACATGTCATGCATGTGGATTCCAGGATAACAAACCAGCCGCCTCCACCAGGGATTACTGTGTTCGGGCCCCTGAATTTAGATGCCTTTGGGGAAGCAGAGTCTTATTTTGCTAAAAATATCGGGAAATTCTGTTACCCTGATTTTAAATTATGGCCTGCAATAGAAAACTACCTTGATGTATTCTGGTATCCTGCCATGTGTGAGTATACCATTCAGAATAGTATTGCACCCAATGCCTTTACATGGGGATACCTTGCCATAAGAAAGTAA
- a CDS encoding acyltransferase family protein, protein MSKSKYIVEMQITRGIGILLVTLGHSEPLEKVFPSIFSFIYSFHMPLFFFLSGFFATKLLDIHSLKDYINKLSRSTFRFVVPYFVISLSYGAIKYFIPHMVKRPFLWEDLLYVITVNPLRNPALFLWFLYLLIIMRIITPLIPKINKWILFSILLFFQFHPVDYYLFALGWFINYFIYYFLGVHVSLIKDDFFRLARKKPLVFVSLFIFLISYILFIHFKYPVLRFITASSGSFFVISLCFCYIRYLPVNILEKLGFYSLQIYLLQFFFIFPMEYTLKKFHVPGELIVVGTFGVGLICPLLISIYIFPRSKILSLLYGGLDKFNKKTNKSP, encoded by the coding sequence ATGTCAAAGAGTAAATATATAGTTGAGATGCAGATTACAAGGGGCATAGGGATACTCCTTGTAACCCTCGGACATAGTGAACCCCTGGAAAAGGTCTTTCCTTCTATCTTTAGTTTTATCTATTCTTTTCATATGCCTTTATTTTTCTTTCTCTCTGGATTTTTTGCCACAAAACTATTAGATATCCATTCCTTAAAAGACTATATCAATAAGTTGAGTAGAAGCACATTCAGGTTTGTAGTCCCATACTTTGTCATCAGCTTAAGTTATGGCGCCATTAAATATTTCATACCCCATATGGTAAAAAGACCTTTTCTCTGGGAGGATTTATTATATGTAATAACCGTCAACCCCCTTCGCAACCCTGCGCTCTTTTTGTGGTTTCTTTATTTGCTCATCATCATGAGGATTATAACGCCATTAATTCCTAAGATAAATAAATGGATTCTCTTTTCTATTTTATTGTTTTTCCAATTTCATCCTGTTGATTATTACCTATTTGCCTTAGGTTGGTTTATTAACTACTTCATATATTATTTCTTAGGTGTCCATGTATCTCTTATTAAAGATGATTTTTTCAGGTTAGCAAGAAAAAAGCCTCTCGTGTTTGTGAGTTTATTTATCTTTTTAATATCATATATTTTATTTATACACTTTAAATACCCCGTTCTCAGATTTATAACCGCCTCCTCTGGTTCATTCTTTGTTATATCTCTCTGTTTTTGCTATATCCGGTATCTTCCTGTAAATATCTTGGAGAAACTGGGCTTCTATTCTCTTCAGATATATCTATTGCAGTTCTTTTTCATATTTCCCATGGAATACACTCTTAAAAAATTCCATGTTCCAGGCGAATTGATAGTAGTAGGAACATTCGGTGTAGGGCTCATTTGCCCTCTTTTGATATCGATTTATATATTTCCCAGAAGCAAGATACTATCTTTACTATACGGCGGGTTGGATAAATTTAATAAAAAAACCAATAAATCCCCATAA
- a CDS encoding GNAT family N-acetyltransferase, which translates to MVELNISKVLTPPMDKWDDIWISCDYATYFHSREWAEIWQLYTKGFMKPSPMLVCFSDGKEVILPFSMQLRKGLVKNYFSSPEGTFGGWISKEGLSERHIELLIDFMMENTKNIVWRFNPYNGYYGFEYLKNKGNYYRIDDDETHVLELTEGFEDIKKKWSKGHRASFNKAKKEGVSTMVAQKQDEWDEYFNVYEDTHRRWGESAQVFYEKELFNIMYGLNSPHIKLWLARFSNRIIAGALCFYAKQHVVYWHGAALKDFFYLRPVNLLMADIIKDSCEKGYRWFDFNPSGGIMGVKQFKSHFNTLVLPAPVITQKTNFIKFYILLKRILKI; encoded by the coding sequence ATGGTAGAATTAAATATATCTAAGGTTCTAACACCTCCAATGGATAAATGGGATGATATATGGATTAGTTGCGATTATGCTACCTATTTTCACTCCAGGGAGTGGGCAGAGATATGGCAACTATATACTAAGGGTTTTATGAAGCCTTCCCCAATGCTTGTATGTTTTTCTGATGGAAAAGAAGTTATACTGCCTTTTTCTATGCAGTTGAGAAAAGGACTTGTAAAGAATTATTTTTCTTCGCCAGAAGGAACCTTTGGGGGATGGATATCAAAAGAAGGCCTCAGCGAAAGACATATAGAATTACTTATAGACTTTATGATGGAAAATACAAAGAATATTGTGTGGAGATTTAATCCATATAATGGTTATTATGGTTTTGAATATTTAAAAAATAAAGGCAATTACTATAGGATAGATGATGATGAAACCCATGTTTTAGAGCTTACAGAGGGGTTTGAGGATATAAAAAAAAAGTGGTCTAAAGGACATAGAGCATCTTTTAATAAGGCGAAGAAGGAAGGCGTATCAACAATGGTTGCCCAGAAACAAGATGAATGGGATGAGTATTTTAATGTTTATGAGGATACACACAGAAGATGGGGGGAGTCTGCACAGGTATTCTACGAAAAAGAGTTGTTTAATATCATGTATGGATTAAATTCTCCCCATATAAAATTATGGCTTGCAAGATTTTCAAATAGGATCATTGCAGGGGCATTGTGTTTTTATGCAAAGCAACATGTGGTATATTGGCACGGTGCTGCATTAAAAGATTTTTTTTATCTAAGACCGGTTAATCTGCTTATGGCAGATATAATAAAGGATTCATGTGAAAAGGGCTATAGATGGTTTGATTTTAATCCAAGCGGTGGTATTATGGGCGTTAAGCAATTTAAAAGTCATTTTAATACATTAGTGCTTCCTGCCCCTGTCATAACTCAAAAAACCAATTTCATAAAATTTTATATCTTGCTCAAAAGAATTTTAAAAATATAG
- a CDS encoding DapH/DapD/GlmU-related protein, with the protein MEIGDDVTIYANAVISPGVKIGSGSAVAAGSVVIRDVPENTLIGGVPAKIIKKINKKIDNIK; encoded by the coding sequence GTGGAGATAGGAGATGATGTGACAATCTATGCAAATGCCGTTATAAGCCCGGGAGTAAAGATAGGTTCTGGCTCAGCAGTGGCTGCAGGGTCAGTGGTGATAAGGGATGTCCCTGAGAATACCCTTATAGGTGGTGTGCCTGCAAAAATCATTAAAAAGATTAATAAAAAGATAGACAATATTAAATAA
- the wecB gene encoding UDP-N-acetylglucosamine 2-epimerase (non-hydrolyzing): MKILSIFGTRPEAIKMAPILKELEKNFDSFRSIVCITAQHRQMLDQVLDIFEIRPDYDLQIMQDSQNLFDVTCLALDGLKRVIENVEPEMVFIQGDTTTTMAAAISAYYFKTKVAHVEAGLRTGNKYAPFPEEINRKITSAIADIHFAPTDRARQNLLMEGVSDDRIFVTGNTVIDALFLTTEKINANTDIKKRLDKRFSFIDPSKRLILVTGHRRENFGEGLENICYALLEIARACPDTEIVYPAHLNPNVQEPVLKIIGRTQSGIHVIEPVDYISFVYLMNKAYIILTDSGGIQEEAPSLGKPVLVMRDTTERPEAVDAGTARLVGTDKDKIVRETIFLLHDKKAYNSMKSMNNPYGDGKAAKRIVDSLFLL, encoded by the coding sequence ATGAAGATATTATCCATCTTTGGAACAAGGCCTGAGGCAATAAAGATGGCCCCTATTTTAAAGGAATTAGAAAAAAATTTCGATTCCTTTAGAAGTATTGTATGTATTACCGCTCAACATAGGCAGATGCTCGACCAAGTGCTTGATATTTTTGAAATAAGACCAGATTATGATCTACAGATTATGCAGGATAGTCAGAATCTTTTTGATGTAACATGCCTTGCTTTGGATGGATTAAAAAGAGTCATCGAGAATGTAGAACCTGAAATGGTATTTATCCAGGGAGACACCACCACAACCATGGCTGCTGCAATTTCAGCATATTATTTTAAAACAAAGGTCGCCCATGTAGAGGCAGGATTACGCACAGGAAATAAATATGCCCCATTCCCTGAAGAGATCAATCGTAAGATAACCAGTGCTATTGCTGATATACATTTTGCCCCCACTGATAGAGCAAGACAAAATCTCCTTATGGAGGGGGTGTCTGATGATAGGATTTTTGTGACAGGTAATACTGTCATTGATGCACTTTTCCTTACTACTGAAAAGATAAATGCCAACACAGATATAAAAAAGAGGCTTGACAAGAGATTTTCATTTATTGACCCATCAAAAAGACTTATACTGGTAACAGGTCATAGACGTGAAAATTTTGGCGAAGGGCTTGAAAATATCTGCTATGCCCTATTGGAGATTGCCAGGGCATGTCCTGATACAGAGATAGTTTATCCTGCCCACCTTAATCCTAATGTGCAGGAACCTGTATTAAAGATAATAGGAAGGACACAATCAGGTATTCATGTTATAGAACCTGTTGATTATATTTCTTTTGTCTATTTGATGAATAAGGCATATATAATACTCACCGATTCAGGGGGGATACAGGAAGAGGCACCATCACTTGGTAAACCTGTCCTTGTGATGAGAGATACGACAGAGAGACCTGAGGCAGTGGATGCAGGAACTGCAAGGCTTGTTGGAACAGATAAAGATAAGATTGTAAGAGAGACCATATTCCTTTTGCATGATAAAAAAGCATATAATTCCATGAAGAGTATGAATAATCCATATGGTGATGGTAAGGCAGCAAAGAGGATAGTAGATTCACTTTTCTTGTTATGA